The following proteins come from a genomic window of Sporolituus thermophilus DSM 23256:
- a CDS encoding branched-chain amino acid ABC transporter permease — MEFSSFSQQLGQQLINGISLGSIYALIALGYTMVYGIIRLINFAHGDIYMLGAYAGFFATTVFKWPFIPSLVFAMAVAAAAGIIIERAAYRPLRHAPKIAVLITAIGISLLLEYGGILLMTPQPRTFPAVFPAELYHFGGLVVNNQQIVILTVSLILMVVLTYVVNRTKVGKAMRAVSYDTDAARLMGIDVDRIISVTFAIGSSLAAAAGVLVGVYYNSIDPLMGIMPGLKAFVAAVLGGIGIIPGAMLGGIIMGIIEALVSGFISSTFRDAAAFAILIIILLFKPSGLLGKNVREKV, encoded by the coding sequence ATGGAATTCAGCTCATTTTCCCAGCAGCTTGGCCAGCAGCTTATTAACGGTATCTCCCTCGGCAGCATTTATGCCTTGATCGCTTTAGGCTACACCATGGTATATGGTATCATCCGCCTGATTAACTTTGCTCATGGCGATATTTATATGCTGGGCGCTTATGCCGGTTTTTTTGCTACGACCGTATTTAAATGGCCGTTTATCCCATCATTGGTTTTTGCCATGGCTGTTGCTGCCGCGGCCGGCATCATCATCGAGCGGGCCGCCTACCGTCCGCTGCGCCATGCGCCGAAAATCGCCGTACTTATTACGGCCATCGGTATATCGCTGCTCTTAGAGTACGGCGGCATCTTACTGATGACGCCACAGCCGCGGACTTTCCCGGCCGTTTTCCCGGCCGAGCTGTACCACTTTGGCGGGCTGGTGGTCAATAACCAGCAGATCGTTATCCTTACCGTTTCGTTAATTCTAATGGTCGTGCTGACCTATGTCGTCAACCGCACCAAAGTGGGCAAGGCCATGCGGGCGGTATCTTACGATACCGATGCGGCGCGCCTGATGGGTATCGACGTGGACCGCATCATTTCGGTGACTTTTGCCATTGGTTCCAGCCTGGCCGCCGCCGCCGGGGTGTTAGTCGGCGTGTACTATAACTCGATTGACCCGCTGATGGGCATTATGCCCGGCCTCAAAGCTTTCGTGGCCGCCGTGCTGGGCGGTATCGGCATTATTCCCGGGGCGATGCTGGGCGGCATCATTATGGGCATCATCGAAGCGCTGGTCAGCGGCTTCATTTCCTCCACTTTCCGCGATGCCGCGGCTTTTGCCATTCTGATCATCATCCTGCTCTTTAAACCGTCCGGCCTTCTAGGCAAAAATGTGCGCGAGAAAGTGTAG
- a CDS encoding ABC transporter substrate-binding protein produces MKKKWLSFTGLAVALTMFAGLVAGCGGSSTTSSDAKEIKIGGNFELTGGVATFGNSAANGAKLAFKEVNAAGGVLGKQLVFIAADNKSEPSESTNAITKLITQDKVVAVLGAVASTNTLAAVQVAQDNKIPLITPTSTNPRVTVENGKLREWVFRSCFIDPFQGSVMANFASKSLNAKTAAIYTDNSSDYSKGLTEVFEQTFTKNGGKIVAKEAFLQKDQDFKATLTKIKAANPDVIFIPAYYEEVGKIVKQARELGITVPLLGADGWDSPKLLEIAGAAALNNAYFSNHYSPEDKDPRVVKFVEAYKKEYGQVPDALAALGYDAAMLLVDAIKRAGSAEPAKIKDALAQTKNLQLVTGVITLDANHNPVKSAAIIELKDGKQIFKEKINP; encoded by the coding sequence GTGAAGAAGAAATGGCTGTCCTTTACGGGGCTGGCGGTGGCGCTGACGATGTTTGCCGGGCTTGTCGCCGGCTGCGGCGGATCGTCTACGACCAGCAGTGATGCAAAAGAAATAAAGATTGGCGGTAACTTTGAACTCACCGGCGGGGTAGCGACCTTCGGCAACTCCGCGGCCAACGGTGCAAAACTGGCGTTTAAGGAAGTGAACGCCGCCGGCGGTGTGCTCGGTAAACAACTTGTCTTCATTGCGGCCGACAATAAGTCGGAGCCGTCCGAGTCCACAAATGCCATCACCAAGTTAATCACCCAAGACAAAGTAGTCGCGGTTCTCGGCGCGGTCGCCAGTACCAATACGCTGGCGGCGGTACAGGTCGCCCAGGATAACAAGATTCCGCTGATTACACCTACTTCCACCAACCCGCGTGTTACCGTGGAAAACGGCAAACTGCGCGAATGGGTCTTCCGCTCCTGCTTTATTGATCCCTTCCAAGGCTCGGTCATGGCCAACTTCGCCAGCAAGTCGCTTAATGCCAAGACCGCCGCTATCTACACTGACAACAGCTCGGACTATTCCAAAGGCCTGACGGAAGTGTTCGAGCAGACCTTTACCAAGAATGGCGGCAAAATAGTGGCCAAAGAAGCGTTCCTGCAAAAAGACCAAGACTTTAAGGCCACGCTGACCAAGATTAAAGCCGCTAACCCGGACGTTATCTTTATCCCGGCTTACTATGAAGAAGTGGGCAAAATCGTGAAACAGGCCCGTGAACTGGGCATTACCGTACCGCTTCTAGGCGCGGACGGCTGGGATTCGCCTAAACTGCTGGAAATCGCCGGCGCCGCTGCTCTAAACAACGCCTACTTCAGCAACCATTACTCGCCGGAAGACAAAGACCCGCGCGTCGTGAAGTTCGTTGAAGCGTACAAGAAAGAATACGGCCAAGTGCCGGACGCCTTGGCGGCGCTCGGTTATGACGCCGCCATGCTCCTCGTCGACGCCATTAAGCGTGCCGGCAGCGCTGAACCCGCTAAAATAAAAGATGCGTTGGCGCAGACCAAAAACTTGCAGTTGGTTACTGGCGTGATTACCCTTGACGCCAACCATAACCCGGTGAAGAGCGCGGCGATTATCGAGCTCAAAGACGGTAAACAGATCTTTAAAGAAAAAATCAATCCGTAA
- a CDS encoding glutamate synthase-related protein, with protein sequence MHKLPAEFKVHIDETCVRCGRCARECSFGALKFEGRVVADHKNCVACHRCVATCPVEAITVTKNPYTYKENALWQPYHLHNIYKQANTGGKLLTSTGCDKPYPVYWDHILLDACQVTNPSIDPLREPMELRTYLGGRPDRIKLATDGGKTRLAEPLPPQIRLETPITFGAMSYGAVSLNAHKALAAAAKQSGTLMNCGEGGLHRDLYAYGDHIITQCASGRFGLHAEYLNAGAVIEIKIGQGAKPGIGGHLPGEKVTAAISETRMIPEQSDALSPAPHHDIYSIEDLRQLIFAIKEATHYQKPVAVKVSAVHNIAAIASGVVRAGADIVSIDGFRGGTGAAPTMIRDNVGIPIEIALAVVDERLRREGIRNRASIIVAGGIRNSADVVKAIALGADAVAIGTAALVALGCHVCQRCHTGKCAWGIATQRDDLVSRLDPDIGAKMLTNLLRAWSLEIKEMLGALGVNALESLRGSRERLRGVGLDAQTLDILGIKPVGR encoded by the coding sequence ATGCATAAACTGCCGGCAGAGTTCAAGGTGCATATTGATGAAACCTGTGTGCGCTGCGGTCGCTGCGCGCGCGAATGCAGTTTCGGCGCTCTCAAGTTCGAGGGCCGCGTCGTAGCGGATCACAAAAACTGTGTAGCCTGCCATCGCTGTGTGGCTACCTGTCCGGTGGAAGCCATTACCGTCACTAAAAACCCCTACACTTACAAGGAAAATGCCTTATGGCAGCCATACCACCTTCATAATATTTATAAACAGGCCAATACAGGCGGCAAACTGCTGACTTCTACCGGTTGCGACAAGCCCTATCCCGTGTACTGGGACCATATTCTGCTGGACGCCTGCCAGGTTACCAACCCGTCCATCGACCCGCTGCGCGAACCAATGGAACTCAGGACGTATTTGGGCGGGCGGCCCGACCGGATAAAGCTGGCGACCGACGGGGGCAAAACGCGGCTGGCCGAGCCGCTGCCGCCGCAAATCCGCCTGGAGACGCCCATTACCTTTGGCGCCATGTCCTATGGCGCAGTTAGCCTAAATGCCCATAAGGCCCTCGCGGCGGCAGCCAAGCAAAGCGGCACGCTGATGAACTGCGGCGAAGGCGGCCTGCACCGTGACCTTTACGCCTATGGCGACCATATTATCACCCAGTGCGCGTCCGGCCGCTTCGGCCTGCATGCCGAGTACCTCAATGCCGGGGCGGTTATTGAAATCAAAATCGGCCAAGGCGCCAAGCCGGGCATCGGCGGTCACCTGCCGGGGGAAAAGGTGACCGCCGCAATCAGCGAGACCCGCATGATTCCTGAGCAGTCCGACGCCCTGTCGCCGGCGCCGCATCATGATATCTATTCCATTGAAGACCTGCGGCAGCTTATCTTTGCCATCAAAGAAGCCACCCATTACCAAAAACCGGTGGCGGTCAAAGTTTCGGCCGTTCACAACATCGCGGCCATTGCGTCCGGTGTTGTCCGCGCCGGCGCCGATATTGTCTCCATCGACGGTTTTCGCGGCGGTACCGGGGCGGCCCCAACCATGATCCGCGATAATGTCGGTATCCCAATCGAAATTGCGCTCGCCGTTGTCGACGAACGGCTACGGCGCGAGGGAATCAGAAACCGGGCTTCGATCATTGTGGCCGGCGGCATCCGTAACAGTGCCGATGTCGTCAAGGCTATCGCCCTCGGCGCCGACGCCGTAGCGATCGGCACGGCTGCCTTGGTCGCGCTTGGCTGCCATGTGTGCCAGCGCTGCCATACAGGTAAATGCGCCTGGGGTATCGCTACGCAGCGTGATGACCTGGTCAGCCGCTTGGATCCTGACATCGGCGCCAAGATGCTGACCAATTTGCTCAGGGCGTGGAGCCTGGAAATTAAGGAAATGCTCGGCGCCCTCGGGGTCAACGCCCTGGAATCGCTGCGCGGCAGCCGGGAGCGCCTGCGCGGTGTGGGCCTTGATGCTCAGACGCTCGACATTCTTGGCATAAAACCGGTGGGGAGGTAA